Proteins encoded by one window of Chaetodon trifascialis isolate fChaTrf1 chromosome 15, fChaTrf1.hap1, whole genome shotgun sequence:
- the LOC139344077 gene encoding tripartite motif-containing protein 16-like isoform X2 — MAATSSNNEESQLNSDIKEEQRDPSTETLLPQDVLCDSCIDGPSKALKSCLTCLVSYCEAHLRPHLENAKFQNHRLVDPRHDVDCRTCEVHRLPLERFCLTDDCCVCLDCENEEHEGHATASVGEARAQMEAELQKNQEEITQSASAAEKAIGKLQSNNDLIKSSVQEVCVIVEQQFARLQTAVEEARKGAVEVLEGEQRQALRQAEGIQAHLEQRRTELMKTLAQINKLSKSKSDADFLQEYSEWKKGNADVCLPTANINRMNHLTLYVQVVTDATQELCDLILRAYTEKLNLTWKSSAKSPMPESHPSSQPDPETREDFLKYTRSLTFDPDTTHHFLRVMENNRKLTNTSPWQHSYPDHPGRFEYWRQAMTVESLYQGRHYIEAELSGEGAHVGVTYKSIDRKGEQSTSCITGNDFSWCVGRNSRGFFSWHAGVEVPLEVTDITRVGLYVDFQQGSVSFYDVTGAMRLLHKYTTGFIEPLYVTAWLSKKDNAVSLVDAK, encoded by the exons ATGGCAGCTACCAGCAGTAACAATGAGGAGAGTCAGCTCAACTCAGACAtaaaggaggagcagagggatcCCTCCACCGAGACGCTGCTCCCACAGGATGTGTTATGTGACTCCTGCATAGATGGCCCCAGCAAGGCCTTGAAATCCTGCTTGACCTGCCTGGTTTCTTACTGCGAGGCCCATCTCAGGCCCCACCTGGAGAACGCCAAGTTCCAAAACCACCGTCTGGTGGATCCCCGCCACGACGTCGACTGTCGGACCTGCGAAGTTCATCGTCTTCCCCTCGAACGCTTCTGTCTGACGGAcgactgctgtgtgtgtctggactgtGAGAACGAGGAGCACGAAGGACACGCGACTGCCTCTGTGGGGGAGGCACGCGCACAGATGGAG gctgagctgcagaagaACCAAGAGGAGATCACTCAGAGTGCATCAGCAGCTGAGAAAGCGATCGGAAAGCTGCAGAGCAACAATGACTTAATTAAG TCTTCAGTGCAAGaggtttgtgttattgttgaaCAGCAGTTCGCCAGGCTGCAGACAGCCGTAGAGGAAGCCAGAAAAGGGGCGGTGGAGGTGCTGGAAGGGGAGCAGAGACAGGCCCTCAGACAGGCGGAGGGCATCCAGGCACATctggagcagaggagaacagagcTGATGAAAACTTTGGCTCAAATCAACAAACTTTCCAAGAGCAAGTCTGATGCTGACTTCCTGCAG GAGTACTCAGAGTGGAAGAAAGGAAATGCAGATGTGTGTCTGCCTACTGCAAATATCAACCGCATGAACCATCTAACCTTGTATGTCCAAGTAGTGACGGATGCTACACAGGAGCTGTGTGACCTGATCCTCCGCGCCTACACGGAAAAACTGAACCTGACCTGGAAAAGCA GTGCGAAATCACCGATGCCAGAATCTCACCCTTCATCCCAGCCTGATCCTGAGACGCGAGAGGactttttgaaat ACACAAGgagtttgacctttgacccagaCACCACCCATCATTTCCTGCGTGTGATGGAGAACAACAGAAAGCTGACCAACACCAGCCCCTGGCAGCACAGCTACCCGGACCACCCCGGTCGCTTCGAATACTGGCGTCAGGCAATGACTGTGGAGAGCCTTTACCAGGGGAGGCACTACATCGAAGCCGAGCTGAGTGGGGAGGGTGCACATGTAGGGGTCACCTACAAGAGTATTGATCGTAAAGGAGAGCAGAGCACCAGCTGCATCACTGGGAACGACTTTTCCTGGTGCGTGGGAAGGAACAGCCGAGGTTTCTTCTCCTGGCATGCTGGCGTGGAGGTGCCCTTGGAGGTCACTGATATCACCAGAGTTGGCTTATATGTTGATTTTCAACAGGGCTCTGTGTCTTTCTACGATGTAACTGGTGCTATGAGGCTGCTCCACAAGTACACGACTGGTTTCATAGAGCCATTATATGTTACAGCCTGGCTGTCAAAAAAGGACAACGCAGTCTCTCTGGTTGATGCAAAATGA
- the amn gene encoding protein amnionless yields the protein MLKTPDVLLLVCLVGAASALYKQWVPDTNYENKTNWDKTNVPCGNDIVEFSAQREVSVFVDTTHAVQEMRLPLDGEFILNSGAGFNAVSGKDPSCGAGVTTQFKDSESLQWFDPALWQAAATLDDLQRGNFLFSVHEESVPCRYDDVVFKARSSFRVDTSSSQLSIPVKSVSVLGKMFDSRSEFSQYLSSRSGRLQFHGSSSVAVGEPGCGDPSGCDCGNSVHHQRICGTVTCASPSCGKPLLPAGHCCNICGAIVTIHSAAGFNLQTYRQRIYHLFLILPQYKSIQLGMNKVFKPQRLMGIIPFGTSTEIQVVILDGEKGTQSEALAWDIVRDARSHGSNLGITGAEFQASSGSSGDQSGGTAGMVVGVVFGVLSMIALTIVVVILIRKGVVQMPSLPSLPSLSSLKRSSDVGELSGPLDHGYDNPMFDKPTMLPDIPGLYGTEINNSIALTQTGVHFVNPVYDENETDFNA from the coding sequence ATGCTGAAAACACCAGACGTGCTCCTTCTCGTCTGTCTTGTTGGGGCAGCGAGCGCTCTGTACAAGCAGTGGGTTCCTGACACCAACTATGAGAATAAGACCAACTGGGACAAAACGAATGTTCCATGTGGAAATGACATAGTCGAGTTTTCAGCTCAGAGAgaagtgtctgtgtttgtggacaCCACACATGCCGTGCAGGAGATGAGGCTGCCACTTGATGGAGAGTTCATTCTGAATTCAGGAGCTGGATTTAATGCCGTGAGCGGAAAAGACCCAAGCTGCGGAGCAGGTGTCACTACCCAGTTCAAAGATTCTGAGTCTCTTCAGTGGTTTGACCCAGCTCTGTGGCAGGCGGCTGCAACTCTGGATGACCTGCAACGTGGAAACTTCTTATTCTCAGTCCATGAGGAGAGTGTCCCTTGCCGGTATGATGATGTGGTCTTCAAAGCCCGCTCCTCTTTCAGGGTGGACACCAGCTCCAGTCAGTTGAGTATTCCTGTcaaatctgtgtctgtgctgggGAAGATGTTTGACAGCAGATCTGAGTTCTCCCAGTATCTCAGCTCGCGCTCAGGCCGACTGCAGTTTCATGgatcctcctctgtggctgttGGAGAACCGGGCTGTGGGGATCCTTCTGGCTGTGACTGTGGGAATTCTGTGCACCATCAGCGGATCTGTGGCACCGTAACATGTGCCTCTCCGAGCTGTGGCAAGCCTCTACTCCCTGCAGGACACTGCTGTAATATTTGCGGTGCCATTGTCACCATCCACAGTGCTGCTGGTTTCAACCTGCAAACTTACAGGCAAAGAATCTATCACCTATTTCTCATCCTGCCACAATACAAATCCATTCAGCTGGGCATGAATAAAGTCTTCAAACCACAGCGGTTGATGGGGATCATACCTTTTGGGACCTCAACTGAGATCCAGGTGGTCATCCTGGATGGAGAGAAGGGAACACAGTCAGAGGCTCTGGCCTGGGACATTGTGAGGGATGCCCGCTCTCATGGCTCTAACTTGGGGATCACTGGAGCTGAATTTCAAGCCTCCTCTGGGAGCAGCGGTGATCAGTCCGGGGGCACTGCTGGGATGGTGGTTGGAGTTGTGTTTGGAGTTTTAAGCATGATTGCGCTCACTATCGTTGTGGTAATTCTGATTCGTAAGGGGGTTGTTCAAATGCCATCGCTGCCTTCGCTGCCGTCTCTGAGCAGCTTAAAGAGAAGCAGTGATGTTGGAGAGCTCAGCGGGCCTCTCGACCATGGCTATGATAATCCCATGTTTGACAAGCCCACCATGCTTCCTGATATTCCCGGTCTGTATGGGACTGAAATAAACAATTCAATCGCCTTGACTCAGACAGGTGTGCACTTTGTAAATCCAGTTTACGACGAGAATGAAACTGATTTTAACGCCTga
- the LOC139344077 gene encoding tripartite motif-containing protein 16-like isoform X1 — protein MAATSSNNEESQLNSDIKEEQRDPSTETLLPQDVLCDSCIDGPSKALKSCLTCLVSYCEAHLRPHLENAKFQNHRLVDPRHDVDCRTCEVHRLPLERFCLTDDCCVCLDCENEEHEGHATASVGEARAQMEAELQKNQEEITQSASAAEKAIGKLQSNNDLIKSSVQEVCVIVEQQFARLQTAVEEARKGAVEVLEGEQRQALRQAEGIQAHLEQRRTELMKTLAQINKLSKSKSDADFLQEYSEWKKGNADVCLPTANINRMNHLTLYVQVVTDATQELCDLILRAYTEKLNLTWKSSECAKSPMPESHPSSQPDPETREDFLKYTRSLTFDPDTTHHFLRVMENNRKLTNTSPWQHSYPDHPGRFEYWRQAMTVESLYQGRHYIEAELSGEGAHVGVTYKSIDRKGEQSTSCITGNDFSWCVGRNSRGFFSWHAGVEVPLEVTDITRVGLYVDFQQGSVSFYDVTGAMRLLHKYTTGFIEPLYVTAWLSKKDNAVSLVDAK, from the exons ATGGCAGCTACCAGCAGTAACAATGAGGAGAGTCAGCTCAACTCAGACAtaaaggaggagcagagggatcCCTCCACCGAGACGCTGCTCCCACAGGATGTGTTATGTGACTCCTGCATAGATGGCCCCAGCAAGGCCTTGAAATCCTGCTTGACCTGCCTGGTTTCTTACTGCGAGGCCCATCTCAGGCCCCACCTGGAGAACGCCAAGTTCCAAAACCACCGTCTGGTGGATCCCCGCCACGACGTCGACTGTCGGACCTGCGAAGTTCATCGTCTTCCCCTCGAACGCTTCTGTCTGACGGAcgactgctgtgtgtgtctggactgtGAGAACGAGGAGCACGAAGGACACGCGACTGCCTCTGTGGGGGAGGCACGCGCACAGATGGAG gctgagctgcagaagaACCAAGAGGAGATCACTCAGAGTGCATCAGCAGCTGAGAAAGCGATCGGAAAGCTGCAGAGCAACAATGACTTAATTAAG TCTTCAGTGCAAGaggtttgtgttattgttgaaCAGCAGTTCGCCAGGCTGCAGACAGCCGTAGAGGAAGCCAGAAAAGGGGCGGTGGAGGTGCTGGAAGGGGAGCAGAGACAGGCCCTCAGACAGGCGGAGGGCATCCAGGCACATctggagcagaggagaacagagcTGATGAAAACTTTGGCTCAAATCAACAAACTTTCCAAGAGCAAGTCTGATGCTGACTTCCTGCAG GAGTACTCAGAGTGGAAGAAAGGAAATGCAGATGTGTGTCTGCCTACTGCAAATATCAACCGCATGAACCATCTAACCTTGTATGTCCAAGTAGTGACGGATGCTACACAGGAGCTGTGTGACCTGATCCTCCGCGCCTACACGGAAAAACTGAACCTGACCTGGAAAAGCAGTGAGT GTGCGAAATCACCGATGCCAGAATCTCACCCTTCATCCCAGCCTGATCCTGAGACGCGAGAGGactttttgaaat ACACAAGgagtttgacctttgacccagaCACCACCCATCATTTCCTGCGTGTGATGGAGAACAACAGAAAGCTGACCAACACCAGCCCCTGGCAGCACAGCTACCCGGACCACCCCGGTCGCTTCGAATACTGGCGTCAGGCAATGACTGTGGAGAGCCTTTACCAGGGGAGGCACTACATCGAAGCCGAGCTGAGTGGGGAGGGTGCACATGTAGGGGTCACCTACAAGAGTATTGATCGTAAAGGAGAGCAGAGCACCAGCTGCATCACTGGGAACGACTTTTCCTGGTGCGTGGGAAGGAACAGCCGAGGTTTCTTCTCCTGGCATGCTGGCGTGGAGGTGCCCTTGGAGGTCACTGATATCACCAGAGTTGGCTTATATGTTGATTTTCAACAGGGCTCTGTGTCTTTCTACGATGTAACTGGTGCTATGAGGCTGCTCCACAAGTACACGACTGGTTTCATAGAGCCATTATATGTTACAGCCTGGCTGTCAAAAAAGGACAACGCAGTCTCTCTGGTTGATGCAAAATGA